The region CCACTTGTCGTTGAGCGCCAGCGCCGCGGCGAATCCCTCCTCCGGCGCGCGCGACCACTCGAGGATCTTCTTCCCCCAGTACATCCGCATGTAGTTGTGCATCGTCCCCGAGCGGACCATCTGCCGCTGCGCCGCGTTCCAGGCCGGATCGTGCGTTTCCGCCCGCTCCAACGCGTCGAGCGGGTAGAGCGCGGGGCGCGGGTCGGCGGCGTGCGCGCCGAGGACGCCGCGGCACCACGCCGGCAGTCCCTCCCAGCGGTCGTAGCTCGGGTTGAAGCGGCAGAAGTTGAACGAGAGCTCGCGGCGCACGACGAGCTGCTCGAAGAACGCCTCGGCCCCCGGGCCGCGCCGCGCGCGGACGGCGAGCGCCGCGCGGAGCGGCGAGAGCTGGCCGAAGTGGAGGTAGGGGGAGAGGCCGGAGGTCGCGTCCTCGAGCGACGGGTCGTTGCGCCGCTCCGCGTAGCGGCCGAGGCCGCGGGCGAGGAACTCCTCCAGCCGCTCCTCCGCCGCCGTCTCGCCCCCTTCGAGATCGTCGATCGGCGGGACGGAGCGGTCCGCGCCGAGCGCGTCGAGCGTCCCCGCGACGTCGTCGAGGTCCACTTCGTCGCGGGGCAGGTCGAGGCCGAGCGAGGAGCGGCGCGGCCGGCGCTCGGCGAGCGGCGCGAGGAAGCGCGGCAGCGCGCGCCGGATCTTCGGCCGCAGCGTCGCCGCCGCGAACTCCTCCTTGCCCGACGCCGACTCGACCGGCACGACGACGTCGGTCTCCACCTCCTCGACGAGGCAGGGCGCCGCGGCGGCGAAGCGGGCGCGCCATTCGCGCGGCGCGCGGAGCACGGCGCCGTCCACGACGACGCGCGCGGCGTCCGGCGCGAGACGGAGCGCCGCCTCGTGCGGCTCGCCGCGCAGCGCGACGAGGCGCACGCCGCGTTCGGCGAGGCGCCGCCGGACGTCGGCGAGCCCCTGCAGCAGGAACGCGTAGTGGCGCGCGTTCGCCTCGGGATAGTCGGGGGTCAGGCCGAAGACGACGACGAGCGGCGTCCCGGCCTCGTCGGCGCGGTCCGCGGCGTAGGCGAAGGCGTGGTTGAAGCCGACGCGCATCGCCCCCTGCATCCAGTAGAGGACGTAGGCGCCGCGGCGCGCGTCGGCGTCGTTGAGCGGCCGGACCCGCTCCTCCTGAATCACGCCTTGGCGCCCGAGGGGCGGATCGAGGCGACGAGCGCCTTGAACGCCGCGCGCTGCGCCTCGACCGCCGCGCGCGGGCCGACGAGCTTGAAGAAGACGCTGCCGCGCGGCCCTTCGACGATCGCGCCGAGGAGCAGCGCGTCTTTCTGCGCCGGGGGCGCTTCCTTCCCCGCGCCCATCGCCATCGCCCCTTGGTACTCGCCGGCGATCTCGACGAGCGTCGTCTTGACCAGCGCGCCGGCGAGCGGCGCGACCTTCGCCGCGGGGGGCGCGCCGGCGGGGCCGGCGAACTGCGAGCGCCAGCGCTCGACGTTGTCCTGCACGGCGCCGCCTTGGCCGGGGCCGAAGGCGAAGACGTTGCACGCCGCGCCGCCGGCCGCGTACTGCGCGATCCGCATCCCGCTCGGCGGCGACGACGTCCAGCCCGCGGGGACGGTCCACGAAACGCCGGGATCGGCCTGTTCCGCGTCCGCCGCGGAGGGCGCGGCGCCTTGCGCGCGGTCGATCGGCGGATGGCCCGGCGGCAGCGATTCGGCGTTGGTGGGCGCGTTGGCCGGCGCGTTCGACGGCGCGTTCGACGGCGCGGGCGCCGCGGCGGGCCGCTTGTCGTCGGCCGGCACGGTCCCGCGGGAGCAGGCGGCGGCGAAGAGGAGAAGGAGCGCGAGGGAAAGGGACGTCGCGGTGCGGGTCATCGGCGGTCTCCGCGCGGCCGCGCGGCGCGCCTGCGGCCGGAGGGGGAACAGTACGGCGCTCGCCGGCGCCGCGCAGCGCGCTTCGCGCCCCGCGCGAGGTCGCGTCGATCGTCCCGGCAGCGCGCTCAAGGCACGAGGACGATCTTCCCCATGTTGGCGTTCTTCTCCATCAGCGCGTGCGCCTCCGCGGCCCGCGCGAAGGGGAAGACGCTGTCCACGAGCGGCTTCAGCCGGCCTTCGGCGAGGAGCGGCAGCATCCGCGCGCGGAACGTCTGCGTGACCGCGATCTTCTCCTCGAGCGGCCGCGCCCGCAGCACGGTGCCGAAGAGCCGCAGCCGCTTGCCCATCACGACCGAGAGGTTCAGCTCCGCCTTGTGCCCGGCCATCGTGCCGACGAAGACGATCCGCCCGCGCGGCGCGAGGATCTCCATGTGCAGCGGGAAGGCGGCCGCGCCGACGAGATCGAGCACGACGTCCGCGCCCCGCGGCGCCGCGGCGCGCACCTGGTCCGCGAGGTCCGGGGCGGTCCCGTCGAGGACCGTGCCGATCCCCATCTCCTCGAGGCGGCGCTTCTTCTCCGCGCTGCGCGTCGAGCCGACGACCCGCGCGCCGCAGGCCGCCGCGATCTGCGCCGCGGCGAGGCCGACGCCGGAGGCGAGCGCGGGCACGTAGACCGTCTCCCCCGCGGCGAGGCCGCACTGCAGGACCAGCGCATCGAAGGCGGTGAGGAACGCCTCGGGCACGGCGCCGGCCTCTTCCCACGAAAGCCGCTCGGGCACTTCGAGGCAGAGCCGTTCGTGCGTCGCGACCTCCGTCGCGTGCCCGCCGCCGCCGAGGATGCCCATCACGCGCGCGCCGGGCGCGAGGCCGAAGACGCGCGCGCCGACCGCCGCGACCTCGCCGGCGAACTCGAGGCCGGGGACGTCGGCGGGGGCGCCGGGAGGGGCGGGGTAGCGGCCGCGCCGCTGCAGCAGATCGGCGCGGTTGAGCGCGGCGGCGCGGACGCGGACCACGACCTCCTCCGGACCGGGAACGAGCCGCTCCCGCTCCTGCAGTTCGAGAACGTCGGGGTCGCCGAAACGGGGGATGACGATCGCTTTCATGGGCCGAGGATCGCACGCGCGGCGCGGCGTGTCAGCCGGCCTTTCGGCGCTTCGAAACCGCGGCGCGAGGACGGAGGGAACGAAGGCGTGCGGCCGCTGCGGCGCGGCGCGCCGGGGCGGTCGATCAGCCGCGGGGCGCCGTCTGGACCGCGCCGCGCCGGGGCGGTCGATCAGCCGCGGGGCGCCGTCTGGACCGCGCCGCGCAGCGCGAGCGCGACGACCGATCCGACCGCCGCCGCGAACTCCGCGTCGTCGGCGTCGAAGTCGCGCGTCGTGGCGTCGGCGTAGAGCAGCACGAGCAGCGGCGGCAGGCCGCGTCCGGCGAGGATCGGCAGCGCGAGGACGCCGCGGATCCCCTCCAGCGCGGGATGCGGCTGGCCGAAGAGCAGCTCCGCCGTCGGATCGTGGAAGACGGCCGTTTCGCCGCGTTCCAGCACCGCCGACGCGGCCGAGCCGACGCCGGGGGCGACGATCGAGTTCAGCGGGTCGCGCGGGTGGCCGGCGACGGCGATCTCGCGCAACGGAATCCGCGGCCCGACCGCCTGCAGCACCGAGCCGCGGCCGACCTCGAGGCCGGCCTGCGCCGCGCGCAGCGCGACGCGCGCCACGCCGTCCAGATCCGTCGCGCCGAGCGCGAGCCGCGCCGCGCCGGAGAGGGCGCGCCGCTCCCGCCGCACGCGCGCCCAAAGCTGCTCGCGCGAGGCGTCGGCGACGAGCCGCTCGGAGAAGGCGAGGTTCGCCTGCACCGACTCGCCGAGCAGTTCGTCGAGCCCCAGATGCTGCCGCAGCAGGTCGGGGCGCGCGTCGGCCCGCTCCTCCGCGGCGCGCGGCCCGCCCGCCGGGTCGGGCGTCGGCCGCGGCGCGGCCGGAGACGCCGGCCCGGCGATCGGCGCCGCGGGGAGGAACGCCGCGGTGCGCCGCGCGGCCTCGATGAAGCCGGCGAAGATCGTTTCGACCTTGTGCCGCAGCTCCGCCACCTTCATCCGGTCGCCGAGCGACGGCGAGCGCTGGGCGAGCGCCTCGAGCGTCTGCACCGTGATCTCGCGGAACGTCTCCATCACGCCGACGCCGGTCGTCGCCACCGCTTCGTGCGTCGGCAGGCGGCGCCAGTTCAGTTCGGCGTCGAGCTCCCCCGCGGGGAGCGCGTCGGCGAGGTCGCGCTTGTTCCACTGCAGGACGATCGGCAGCTTCTGCGGGTCGAGCCCGTTCCCCGTCAGGTTGCGCTGCAGGTTGCGCAGCATCACGCGGTTGTTCTCGCGCTGGCGCGGCGAGGAGTCGGCGACGAAGACGACGCCGTCGGCGCCGGCGAGCACCTGGCGGCGGGTCGTGTCGTACTGGATCTGCCCGGGGACGGTGTAGAGCTTGATCCGCACGTTGAGGCCGAAGAGCTGCCCGAGGTCGAACGGCAGCAGGTCGAAGAAGAGCGTGCGGTCCCCTTCGGTCCGCAGCGAGACCATCGGCTGGCGCCGGCGCGGATCGGTGAGACGGTGGATCGTCTCGAGATTGGTCGTCTTCCCCGAGAGAGCCGGTCCGTAGTAGACCAGCTTCACGTAGAGCGACTTGTCGGCCGTGCTGAACTGCATCCTCAGTACCCCGCCGTCGCGTCCACGACGTTGAGCAGCGGCCGGCCGGCGAGCCAGCGCGCCACGTTCTCGGCGAATATAGCCTCTACCTTGTCCATCGTGCCCGGCGCCGTGCCGCCGATGTGCGGCGTCAGGACGACCCGCGGCTCGCGCCAGACGGCGTGGTCGGGCGCCGGCGGCTCGTCGGGAAAGACGTCGAGCCCCGCCCCGTCGATCCTCCCCGCCTCGAGCGCCTCGAGGAGCGGATCGAGATCGACGAGGCCGCCCCGGCCGACGTTGACGAAGACCGCGCCGGGACGCAGCTTGGCGATCCGCTCGGCGTCGAAGAGGCCGCGCGTGGCGGCGGTGATCGGCGCGGCGAGGACGACGACGTCGGCGGCGCCGAGCGCGTCGTCGAGCCGCGCGGCCGGCACGACCGCGTCGAACTCCGGCGGCGGCGGCGCGTCGGTCCGGCGCGCGCCGACGACCTTCATCCCGGCGGCGCGGGCGCGCCGCGCGACGCCGCGGCCGACTTCGCCGACGCCGACGACGAGCATCGTCCGCCCGGCGAGGACGAACGGCGCGGCGGCGGCGTCCTCCCAGAACTTCTCGCGGATCCACTCGCCGCGCGACTGCGCGTCGCGGCAGAGCGCGATCCGCCGCGTCGCGGCGTAGAGCAGCGCCATCGCGTGGTCGGCCACCGCGTCGGCCGTCGCGCCGCGGCTGTTGGTGACGGCGATCCCCGACGCCGCGAGGGCGGGGGACAGCAGCCGATCGACGCCGTCCTCGGGGGTGTGGACCCAGCGGAGCCTCTTCGCCGACGGGAGCAGGTCGGGCGGCAGCGTCCAGGTGAGGAGCGCGTCGGCGTCCGGCAGCGCGGCGGCGAACGAAGCCCGGTCGCGCGTTTCGGGGAATTCCGCCTCGGGGAAGCGCGCGGCGAGACGGCGCGAGGCTTCCTCCGGCCAAGACCACACGGGCCAAGGCAGCGAGGCGTTCAGCAGGACGACCGGCTTCGGGGGGCGTTCCATTGACGCCTATGTTGCCACGCTCTCGTTTGTCGGTACATCCGGAGCGGACGACGGATCGGGCGGCGGCGCGGGCGGGCCGCCCGCCGGCGGGCGCGGGGCGAACGCGCGGAGGGCGGACGATGCGGGCGGACGACGTTCGGACGGTCGGCGTGGTCGGGGCGGGACAGATGGGGAGCGGCATCGCGCAGGTCTTCGCGCAGGCGGGGCGCGCGGTGCTGCTGCACGACGTTTCGGCCGAGGCGCTCGAGCGCGGGCTCGCCGCGATCGACCGCAACCTGCAGCGCGCGGTGGACAAGGGACGTCTGGCCGCCGACGAGGCGCCGGCGGTCCGCTCCCGCGTCGCCGCGGCGGCGCGCCTCGAGGAGCTCGCCGCCGCGGATCTCGTCGTCGAGGCGGTCGTCGAGAACTTCGACGTCAAGTCGGAGCTGCTGCGCGCGCTCGGGCGGATCGTCCGCCCCGAGGCGATCCTCGCCTCCAACACCTCGTCGCTGCCGATCACGCGCCTCGCCGCCGCGGTCTCGCGGCCGGAGCGGGTCGCGGGGATGCACTTCATGAACCCGGCGCCGGCGATGAAGCTGGTCGAAGTCGTGCGCGGCCTCGCCACCGACGACGCCGTCTTCGAGCTCGTCCGCGAGCTCGCGACGCGTCTCGGGAAGACGCCGGTCGCGGTGCAGGACTTCCCCGGCTTCGTCTCCAACCGCGTGCTGATGCCGCTGATCAACGAAGCGGTCTGCGCGGTCCACGAAGGGGTGGCGAGCGTCGAGGACGTGGACGCCGTGATGAAGCTGGGGATGAACCACCCGATGGGCCCGCTGGAGCTCGCCGACCTGATCGGGCTCGACACCTGCCTCGCGATCATGCGCGTCCTGCACGACGGGTTCGGCGATCCGAAGTACCGGCCGTGCCCGCTGCTGGTGAAGTACGTGGACGCCGGCTGGCTGGGGCGCAAGACGGGGCGCGGCTTCTATCGCTACTGAGCCGCCGCGGCGCCGTTTCTTGTAAAGCCGCGGGGGACGCGGGACACTACGCGCATGGAATCGTTCGATGTCGCCTCGTTCGCGACGTGGCTCGTCGCGTTTCTGTTCTCGACCACCTGCCACGAGGCGGCGCACGCCGTCGTCGGCCGGTGGGGCGGCGACCGCACCGCCGAGAAGCAGGCGACGCTCAACCCGCTGCCGCACCTGCGCCGCGAGCCGATCGGGATGGTCGTGATGCCGCTCGTCACCGGGATGATGAGCCACGGCAGCTCGCTGATCGGCTGGGCCTCCGCGCCGTACGACCCCGAATGGGCGCGGCGCCGCCCCGGTTGGGCGGCGCTGATGTCGGCCGCGGGGCCGGCGGCGAACGTGGTCCTCGCCGCGCTCTGCATCGCCGCGCTGCGGCTCCTGCGCGGCGCGTCGATTCCGTACGCGGCGGCGTACCTGCTGCTCGTCGGCGCCTGCCTCAACGCGCTGCTCTTCGTCTTCAACCTGATCCCGCTGCCGCCGCTCGACGGCGCGGGGGTCGTGCGGGGCCTCGGCGGGCCGTTCGCGGCTGCGCTGGACGGGCTGCGCCGCTCCCCCTTCGCCTCGATCGCCGCCTTCTTCGCCGCCTTCATGCTTTTCCAGTGGGTCGCGCCGCACGTCGTGAACGTCGTCGTGGCGCTCGTCGTCGGAGGCGCGCGGTGAACGCCTCCCCCGACACCTGCTGGACGCTCCTCTCGCGGCGCGAGGGGCCGGACCTCCGGATCTTCCGCGTGCGGTTCGACCGCTACCGGATCGCCCCGACCGACATCGAGCGCGACTTCGTGGTCCTCGACGGGCCGGACTGGGTCAACGTCGTGCCGCTCACCGACGACGGCGAGGTCGTCCTCGTGCGGCAGTTCCGCCACGGCTCGGGGCGCGTGACGCTCGAGGTGCCCGGAGGCGTCGTCAACCGCGGCGAGGATCCGGCCGCGGCCGCGCTGCGCGAACTGCGCGAGGAGACCGGCTGCGCCGCGCGCTCGATCGAGCCGATCGGCGCGCTCAACCCGAATCCGGCGATCCAGACCAACCGCTGCCACTTCTTCCTCGCCCGCGGCGTCGTTCCCGACGGCCCGCCCGAGCCGGACGAGGCGGAGCGGATCGAGGTCGTCCGCGTGCCGCGGCGCGACGTGCCGCGCCTCGTCGGGGAAGGTGCGTTCGACCACGCCCTCGTCGCCCTCGCCTTCGGCTTCGCGGGATTGATCGACGGGCCGCTCTCGGGGACGCGGTGAGCCTCCCGCCGCCGCGCGTCGCGCCGCTCGTCCTCGGCGCGGCGACGATCGACCCGCCGCTGTTCCTCGCGCCTCTCGCGGGGATCTGCGACCGCCACTACCGCCTGATCGTCCGCCGCCTCGGAGGCGTCGGCCTCGTCTCGATGGAGTTCATCTCCGCCGACGCGGTGACGCGCGGCAGCGCGGCGATGATCGAGAAGATGCGCTTCGCCGAGGAGGAGCGGCCGCTTTCGATCCAGATCTACGGCCGCGATCCGGAGCGGATGGCCGCCTGCGCGGATCTGGTCGAGGCGCTGCGCCCGGACGTCTGCGACATCAACATGGGCTGCCCGGCGAACAAGGTCCTCAAGGGGTGCTCCGGCGCGGCGCTGATGGGCGACCTGCCGCGCGCCGCGAAGATCGTCGAGGCTTGCCGACGCCGGCTCTCGATTCCGCTGACGGTGAAGTTCCGGATGGGGCTGGGCAAGGGGGACGATCCGGTCAATTACCTCGAGCTCGGCCGGATCTGCCAGGCCCTCGGCGTCGCCGCGGTCGCGCTGCACGGACGCACGGCGAAGCAGATGTTTTCCGGCGCCGCCGACTGGGACGCGATCGCGCGGCTCAAGCGGGAACTCGCGATTCCGGTGATCGGCAACGGCGACGTCAAGACGCCGGAGGACGCGCTGGAGATGTTCCGCCGCACCGGCTGCGACGGCGTGATGGTCGGCCGCGGCGCGCTGGCCGACCCGTGGATCTTCCGCCGCGCCGCCGCGCTTCTTGCGGGACGCCCCGCGCCGGCGGCGACGCTCGCCGAGCGCCGCGCGCTGATCCTCGAGCACTTCGGCTGGATCGTGCGCGACGAGCCGCCGCCCGAGGCGCTGCACAAGCTGCGGACCTTCCTCGGCTGGTACACGCGCGGCGTGCCGGGCGGGCGGCGGCTGCGCGGCCTGATCAACGACCTCAAGGCGCCGGAGCTCTTCCTCGAGGCGGTCGAGGAGCACTTCGCGGCCCTCGATCGCGCCGGCGCGGACCGCGCGCCGGACGAGCCGTAAGGCCCGCGTTCCCCGCGCGACCGCCGGGGCGGAGGCAGCGCCGGACGAGCCGCAAGGCCCGCGTTCCCCGCGAAACTCGACGCCGCCGCGGCGACGCCGCCTTCGGCGCCGCCGCGGTACTATTGCGGCATGCGGTTCGAGCTTCTTCGGCCGGTCTTGGGGATCACGGCGCTCGGCGTCGTCGTCGTCGGGGCGGCGCGGACGCTCTGGCCGTTCCTCGACCCGATCCTCTGGGCGATGATCCTCGGCTCGGCCACCTGGCCCGCCTATCGCCGCCTGCGCGCGTGGTTCGGCGGGCGCGAAGGCCTGGCCGCGGCGACGATGACCGCGATCCTCGTCCTCGTCGTCGTCATCCCCGTGTTCTTCCTCTCCCTCTCGCTCGTGCGCGAAGTCCAGCCGACGGTCGAGCGGATGCAGAAGTGGGCCGAGGGGGGCGCGCTGGAGATGCCCGACTGGGTCAAGAACGTGCCGGGGCTCGAAGGGCAGGTCAAGCCGTGGATGGAGCGGATGACCGACCCGCGGACGCGCGAGGCCTGGATCCGCGGCACGCTGCTCCCGGCGGAGCGGCTGCTGCGTTGGAGCCGGAACATCCTTCACGTCGCGGCCGTGGCGCTGCTCGCCGTCTTCGCGCTCTTCTTCGTCTACCGCGACGGCGAGAAGGCGGCGCGCGAGGTCGGACTGCTGCTCGACAAGATCGCCGGCGGGCAGGGGAAGGAACTGCTCCGCGCCGTGCGCGAGACGGTCCGCGCCGTCTTCTTCGGCTGGCTTCTCACCGCCGCCGCGCAGGGCGTGGTCTCGATGATCGGCTACTGGATCTGCGGCCTCGGCTCGCCGGTCCTGCTCGGCGTGGCCACCGGCCTCGCCGCGGTGATTCCGTTCGGCGTGGGGCTGGTCTGGATCCCCGCCGTCGCCTCGCTCGCCCTCGCGGGGGAGTGGGGGAAGGCGGTCTTCCTGACGGTCTGGAGCCTCGGCTTCGTCGGCCTGATCGACAACTTCCTCCGCCCGCTCTTCATCTCCGGCCCGTCGAAGATCCCGTTCGTGATCGTCTTCTTCGGCGTGATGGGCGGGCTGCTCGTCTACGGGCTCCTCGGGCTGGTCCTCGGCCCCTGCTTCCTCGCGATCCTGCTGGCCCTCTGGCGCCAGTGGAGCGGGACGCTCGTCGCCGCCTCCGGTCCGGAGGCGCAAACTTGACGCCCCCGGCGGCGTCGGCTTGCGCGCCGCGCCCCCGTTGGCTAGAATCCGCCCGCTGTTGATCGAGACCCCGAGCGGGAATAGCTCAGCTGGTAGAGCACGACCTTGCCAAGGTCGGGGTCGCGGGTTCGAGTCCCGTTTCCCGCTCCATTCTTCGGTCGTCGTCGCGCGCCGGGCCGGTCGCCCGGCGTTTTCGTTTTCGGGACTTCCCGCGCCGCGTTGACGCGCGGAAACGCCGGTTGCTACGATCGCGCCGCGGCGGCGGCCGCGCCGGGGGGCGCGCCGTTCCGCGGGGAGGCGGGCAGTGGTCTCGATCGGGGCTTCGGACGTCGGCCGGGCCGCGGGCGACCGCGGCGGCCGGCGCGCGCTCGTCACGGGGGCCGGCGGCGGCATCGGCCGCGCCCTCTCGCTCCGTCTCGCCGCCCGCGGCTGGCGGCTGGCGCTGGTCGGGCATCGTCCCGCGCCGCTGCGGGAGACCGCGCGGCTCTGCCGCGGGCTCGGCGCCGAAACGCTCGAGCTGGCCGCCGACGTCGCCGCGCCGCGGGAGGTCGAAGCCGCCGTCGCCGAGGCGGGAAGGACGTTCGGCGCCCTCGACGGCGTCGCGAACAACGCCGGCGCGGTGCGGCACGAGCCGATCGAGGAACTCGAGCCGGACGCGTGGCGCGCGATGCTCGACGTCAACCTGACCGGGCCGTACCTCGTCACGCGCGCCGCGCTGCCGTGGCTGCGGCGCGGGGACGCGCCGTCGGTGGTGATGGTCTC is a window of bacterium DNA encoding:
- a CDS encoding AI-2E family transporter, which gives rise to MRFELLRPVLGITALGVVVVGAARTLWPFLDPILWAMILGSATWPAYRRLRAWFGGREGLAAATMTAILVLVVVIPVFFLSLSLVREVQPTVERMQKWAEGGALEMPDWVKNVPGLEGQVKPWMERMTDPRTREAWIRGTLLPAERLLRWSRNILHVAAVALLAVFALFFVYRDGEKAAREVGLLLDKIAGGQGKELLRAVRETVRAVFFGWLLTAAAQGVVSMIGYWICGLGSPVLLGVATGLAAVIPFGVGLVWIPAVASLALAGEWGKAVFLTVWSLGFVGLIDNFLRPLFISGPSKIPFVIVFFGVMGGLLVYGLLGLVLGPCFLAILLALWRQWSGTLVAASGPEAQT
- a CDS encoding NAD(P)H-quinone oxidoreductase; translated protein: MKAIVIPRFGDPDVLELQERERLVPGPEEVVVRVRAAALNRADLLQRRGRYPAPPGAPADVPGLEFAGEVAAVGARVFGLAPGARVMGILGGGGHATEVATHERLCLEVPERLSWEEAGAVPEAFLTAFDALVLQCGLAAGETVYVPALASGVGLAAAQIAAACGARVVGSTRSAEKKRRLEEMGIGTVLDGTAPDLADQVRAAAPRGADVVLDLVGAAAFPLHMEILAPRGRIVFVGTMAGHKAELNLSVVMGKRLRLFGTVLRARPLEEKIAVTQTFRARMLPLLAEGRLKPLVDSVFPFARAAEAHALMEKNANMGKIVLVP
- a CDS encoding D-2-hydroxyacid dehydrogenase, which codes for MERPPKPVVLLNASLPWPVWSWPEEASRRLAARFPEAEFPETRDRASFAAALPDADALLTWTLPPDLLPSAKRLRWVHTPEDGVDRLLSPALAASGIAVTNSRGATADAVADHAMALLYAATRRIALCRDAQSRGEWIREKFWEDAAAAPFVLAGRTMLVVGVGEVGRGVARRARAAGMKVVGARRTDAPPPPEFDAVVPAARLDDALGAADVVVLAAPITAATRGLFDAERIAKLRPGAVFVNVGRGGLVDLDPLLEALEAGRIDGAGLDVFPDEPPAPDHAVWREPRVVLTPHIGGTAPGTMDKVEAIFAENVARWLAGRPLLNVVDATAGY
- a CDS encoding site-2 protease family protein — its product is MESFDVASFATWLVAFLFSTTCHEAAHAVVGRWGGDRTAEKQATLNPLPHLRREPIGMVVMPLVTGMMSHGSSLIGWASAPYDPEWARRRPGWAALMSAAGPAANVVLAALCIAALRLLRGASIPYAAAYLLLVGACLNALLFVFNLIPLPPLDGAGVVRGLGGPFAAALDGLRRSPFASIAAFFAAFMLFQWVAPHVVNVVVALVVGGAR
- a CDS encoding 3-hydroxybutyryl-CoA dehydrogenase, whose product is MRADDVRTVGVVGAGQMGSGIAQVFAQAGRAVLLHDVSAEALERGLAAIDRNLQRAVDKGRLAADEAPAVRSRVAAAARLEELAAADLVVEAVVENFDVKSELLRALGRIVRPEAILASNTSSLPITRLAAAVSRPERVAGMHFMNPAPAMKLVEVVRGLATDDAVFELVRELATRLGKTPVAVQDFPGFVSNRVLMPLINEAVCAVHEGVASVEDVDAVMKLGMNHPMGPLELADLIGLDTCLAIMRVLHDGFGDPKYRPCPLLVKYVDAGWLGRKTGRGFYRY
- a CDS encoding GTPase domain-containing protein, which gives rise to MQFSTADKSLYVKLVYYGPALSGKTTNLETIHRLTDPRRRQPMVSLRTEGDRTLFFDLLPFDLGQLFGLNVRIKLYTVPGQIQYDTTRRQVLAGADGVVFVADSSPRQRENNRVMLRNLQRNLTGNGLDPQKLPIVLQWNKRDLADALPAGELDAELNWRRLPTHEAVATTGVGVMETFREITVQTLEALAQRSPSLGDRMKVAELRHKVETIFAGFIEAARRTAAFLPAAPIAGPASPAAPRPTPDPAGGPRAAEERADARPDLLRQHLGLDELLGESVQANLAFSERLVADASREQLWARVRRERRALSGAARLALGATDLDGVARVALRAAQAGLEVGRGSVLQAVGPRIPLREIAVAGHPRDPLNSIVAPGVGSAASAVLERGETAVFHDPTAELLFGQPHPALEGIRGVLALPILAGRGLPPLLVLLYADATTRDFDADDAEFAAAVGSVVALALRGAVQTAPRG
- a CDS encoding deoxyribodipyrimidine photo-lyase → MIQEERVRPLNDADARRGAYVLYWMQGAMRVGFNHAFAYAADRADEAGTPLVVVFGLTPDYPEANARHYAFLLQGLADVRRRLAERGVRLVALRGEPHEAALRLAPDAARVVVDGAVLRAPREWRARFAAAAPCLVEEVETDVVVPVESASGKEEFAAATLRPKIRRALPRFLAPLAERRPRRSSLGLDLPRDEVDLDDVAGTLDALGADRSVPPIDDLEGGETAAEERLEEFLARGLGRYAERRNDPSLEDATSGLSPYLHFGQLSPLRAALAVRARRGPGAEAFFEQLVVRRELSFNFCRFNPSYDRWEGLPAWCRGVLGAHAADPRPALYPLDALERAETHDPAWNAAQRQMVRSGTMHNYMRMYWGKKILEWSRAPEEGFAAALALNDKW
- a CDS encoding tRNA-dihydrouridine synthase family protein, which encodes MSLPPPRVAPLVLGAATIDPPLFLAPLAGICDRHYRLIVRRLGGVGLVSMEFISADAVTRGSAAMIEKMRFAEEERPLSIQIYGRDPERMAACADLVEALRPDVCDINMGCPANKVLKGCSGAALMGDLPRAAKIVEACRRRLSIPLTVKFRMGLGKGDDPVNYLELGRICQALGVAAVALHGRTAKQMFSGAADWDAIARLKRELAIPVIGNGDVKTPEDALEMFRRTGCDGVMVGRGALADPWIFRRAAALLAGRPAPAATLAERRALILEHFGWIVRDEPPPEALHKLRTFLGWYTRGVPGGRRLRGLINDLKAPELFLEAVEEHFAALDRAGADRAPDEP
- a CDS encoding SDR family oxidoreductase; translated protein: MVSIGASDVGRAAGDRGGRRALVTGAGGGIGRALSLRLAARGWRLALVGHRPAPLRETARLCRGLGAETLELAADVAAPREVEAAVAEAGRTFGALDGVANNAGAVRHEPIEELEPDAWRAMLDVNLTGPYLVTRAALPWLRRGDAPSVVMVSSTLGMVGLPRSAAYCAAKGGLNNFARALAVELAPQGVRVNVVCPGVIDTPMLDAPGEDPSDRAARVARLGRLHPIGRVGAPDEVALVVEGLLAPGPAFLTGAVIPVDGGQTAGFLE
- a CDS encoding NUDIX hydrolase produces the protein MNASPDTCWTLLSRREGPDLRIFRVRFDRYRIAPTDIERDFVVLDGPDWVNVVPLTDDGEVVLVRQFRHGSGRVTLEVPGGVVNRGEDPAAAALRELREETGCAARSIEPIGALNPNPAIQTNRCHFFLARGVVPDGPPEPDEAERIEVVRVPRRDVPRLVGEGAFDHALVALAFGFAGLIDGPLSGTR